CGCCCTGGCTTAAATATACGGGCACAGGCAAACTAATATGATATCTGTTCTCAAGGAAGTATACGATATTACTCTCGCCAGCATAAATAACATTTTTTATTGAATCACGATCCATGCCTTCGGTTGTTTCTACAGGCATTTTAATATCGCTTAGGTCGATAATTTCCTTAGCAAGATTTTTATTAACATCCGAAACTAACCTTTTGGCTGCTTCCAGTTCTTCCATATAGTCTTTATCAAAAAACTCTTCGTTTGAGGTAGTAGTATTTTCAGTTGCCAACCTATTGCTTGCAATGTTGGTTCTGTCATTGGGCGTATGTGGCTGCATTTCCTGGCTATTTTCCTCTTTTGTTTCCGGTAACTCAGGTTCCTCTGGCTCATTCAAAAGCTCAGGAAATTCGATTAAAACAGCCTCTTCCTGCACATTTCCTTTTATGTCAACATCGGCCAGTAAAAAAGCAGAAAACAACAGAATATGAAATACCAGTGTACCCATTACACCATAAATATTTCTTTTATATATTTCTCGCAGCCTCATTAGCCACAAAAGTATAAAATTAGCTATGATTAATCCTTTATCTCGTTAAGAATAAAACATTGTTTATCATATTAAAATTGACAAATTCAAAAGTTCAGCGAGATTGGAGCAGTAGAACGAAACCTTAGCAACTTTTAAACATAAAAAAAGCGCCTTTGCAAGCGCTTTTTTATACACAAGAAATATAACTAACTGTCCGTTCAGGCACTATTAATTATCTTCATCATACTCTTTCTCCGGATCAAATTCCCAAATGTCATCAAAATAATAAGAGGAACTTCGACCTGTGGTAATAAATCCATACGAGCCAAGGGCAAAACCCACAGCCTCGGTACGAGTAGTTCCTTCAAATGATGTTTTTTCGGCCCACAAATCTTGCTGCGGATCGTACTCCCAAATATTACTTATCATTGACCCTGTACTTCCGGTGGCGATATACCCAAGTCCATTCAAGGTAAAACCAACTCCGTTTATCCGTGCTATTGACGTATATTCATCATCGTAGCTGTTATCGTCGTCATCATCAGATATGGCTCTTTTTTCGGTCCAGTAACCAGTTGAAGGATCGTACTCCCACAAATCGTCTTCATACACACCATTATCAAGTCCTGACAATACGTAGGCTTTTCCATCGATAACAAAACATGCGGCATCTCTTCTTTTAGACCCACCAATACTTATTATTTGCTCCCAGGTATCAGTTTCTGGTGTATAAGCATAAAAGTCTTTCAGGTAATTACCATCATACCCGGTACCGATGTAACCTTTTCCATCTACCGAAAAACCAACAGCACCATAACGGGCGCTTCCCATAAAATCAGTTTTTTGTGTCCAGGTATCGGTGATGGGATTATACTGCCAAAAATCATTCAACTCATCTTCGCCATCATAACCGGTTCCTACATAGCCGTAACCATTGATTGAAAAGGCCACTGCCCCATTTCTGGCTTCTCCCGGGAAAGTTGCAATTTTTTGCCAGTAGTTGTTTTCGAGGTCGTACTTCCAAAAATCATTTAAACGATCATCTCCATCATAACCTAAGCCGATATATGCCACATCGTTTATTACAAAACTTACGGCATCGCTTCGCGGCACACCATCAAAATCCGACATTTCCCACCAGTCACCATCTGTAATTTCATCATCATCATCATCGTCGGAACACGACACAAAAGTTGCCAATACTATAAATAAAAGGTATACCAGAATGCTTTTCTCTGTCTTCATCATGACTATTAAATTATTTTAATTGTTTAACTCGGTAAGGCAAACCTAAGCCTGTTTGAAGTGATAAAAAAGGAATTTGGACTAGACCTGAAAAAGTATAGATGAATCGATGTTTTTTATCGTTCATCCCGAAATATATCGTGATCCAACGGCAAATTAGCGTTAAAAAGTTCTAAAAAAAGCATCTTTTGCCGAATCGTCTGTAATATCGGGCAATTGGTATATATTCTTTTAGCATACAACATTTCTTTTCTTCATTTGAAGCTGAAAACAGAAATTACAAAATGAGAAACAAAGTTTTTATTGGTTTTTTGTGTTGTTTATTAATTTATGCATGCCATGATGAGGAATCGTTAATGGTTTCGTTAGGCGATAATTATATCAACAACCAAACAAATGTTGCCTTAATCGATACAATCAGTGTTCAACTATCAACCGTAAAGATAGATTCAATTCCAACCTCTGAAAGCGAATATTTGCTTTGCGGCTCGTATACCGATTCCGACTTTGGCAACGTGGCTGCTACCGCCTATGCGCAAATAGGAATGCCAACAGCGGAGATAGATGATGATGAGATTTTCGATTCTATTGTTGTATGCATGCATTACAGCGGAATGTCGTATGGAGACACTCTGTTACCACAAACAATTCAGGCACATCGTGTTATTGATGATATTGAACCAAGCGATGACTATGATGTCGAGCCCTATCTGTATAACACAACAGATAAGAGGTATAACCTCCTCCCACTTGGATCGAAAACGATTGTACCGAAACCCAATTTTCATGATACACTTACCATACGCCTAAGCGACGAGCTCGGCCTTGAATTCCTGTCATATCTGCGCGATGAAGATGATGAATTCGAAAGCACTACGGAGTTTTTAGATTATTTTAAAGGTATTGCTCTTGTTGCCGGAAATGAAAATAATTCAGTGCTTGGGTTTAACGCCGATACCTCGTTTCAGATACGGCTCTATACGCACCTGGTAGAAGCAACCAAGGTATATAAAACCTATTCTTTTAAATATGAAAGTGCATCACTTAACCATTACAACAAAGTACTTAATAATGTAAGCGGCACTTATTTGGAACAGGCAGTAACCCAACGAGAAGAAATACCTTCAGCTGAAACCAACAATTGCTCGTTCTTACAAGGAAGTTTAGGCTACACTACCCGACTCGATTTTCCGGGAATTAGTAAAATTTTTGAAGTAGAATACAAAAATATATTGTACAAAGCAGAACTGGTGCTTAAGCCAATGCCCGGCACTTATTCGAACAACCAAGAGGAACTTCCACAGGATTTACTACTGTATTATACCGACAAAAAAAACAATGTAGTGTCTGCAGTTTCAGATGCCGATGGTAATACTTTATACGGAACAATGTATTATGATGAATTTTATAACGAATATACACAGTATGTTTTTGATATAACCGAATACATTTACGAAGAACTCAGCGATGGTTATGTCGATCCGGAAGACGGCTTGCTTGTTATGCTGCCTGAAGCAGATTACGGAGGCACCCTTGACAACCTGGTTTTTGATGGCAGGTCGCTTGCCAACTATCGTCCGAAACTGAAACTATACTACGTATTTTACGAATAGCCCCACCGGCTAAAACTGAATAAAATGAGCAAAAAAAATACATTCCTTCTTATCACTTTTTTAATGCTTTTCTTAATAAGTGTATCACCACTTCTAAACGCACAAAATACCGTTTCACCATATTCGATATTTGGGCCGGGCGAAATTCAAACGGTGGGTTTGGCTCTAACCTGGGCATGGGAGGAGCAGGCATAGCTCTTGAATCAAATAATTCGTTAAATGCTCTTAACCCTGCATCTTTTGCCGGAATGGATAGTCTTAAGTTAATTTTTGAATTTGGGTTACAAGGAAAAATGTACAACATCAGTAACTCCAATCAATCGCTTTCCGGCTTTGAAGCGAACCTAGCGTATTTTGCACTTGGTTTTAAATACACATCGTGGATGGCCGGTTCTTTCGGGATGACCCCATTTAGCTCGGTAGGCTATTCAATTAATCGGGTAAACTATATCGAGGGGATGAATGAACAATACACCTCAAATTATGTGGGAAGCGGTGGCATTACACGCTTTTATTTTGCCAACGCAATAAAACTGCTCCGGAAATTGTCAATTGGCATAAACACATCCTATTTATTCGGGCCATTAGTACAGGAAGAGTATATTACCGGATCTTCTATTGTGCCTGAAATGATGATTGAAAGAAAGGATTATTTGAGAAGTTTTTATTTTGATTTTGGACTGCAATACCAGTTTAATATTGCAAGAACAGAATACTCGCTTGGCCTCACCTATGCTCCGGAACAAAGTTTAAATTCGAAACACATTGTTACAGCCTACGATAGCGATTACTCAATCATTCAAGGTGAAGAATACAACAGCGACCACCTGGTAATACCACAAATAATTGGCACAGGAATAGGAATTACCCGGGAGCGGGCGAAGCTGGCCATAGATTATACTTTCCAACAATGGTCGGAGGTGGAATACCCCATACAAGCCGACCAGTTTGCCAATTCGCACCGTTTTGCAGTTGGCCTGGAGTTGAACCCCTGGGAACACAGAGCTATAAATCCGGGCTATAAAAACTGGACCTACAGAATAGGTTACAATCACGAATCATCGTACTTAAAATTCGACAATAAAACATTGGGCAGCAACGAATTCACCATTGGTGCCGGCATTCCGCTTTACGGTGCTATTTCAAACATGGATCTATCAATTTCAGGAGGAACCTTTGGGAGCACTTCCGGACATTTTACAAAAGAACGATACCTCATGTTTAATCTCGGATTCAGTTTAAACGAAATGGCTTTTATAAAAAGAGTAATTGACTAAAACCTCGGACAACTAAACGAAGAACAGAAATTCAAACAGAGGTAACAAGCGAAGGTGCTGAAATGAAAAATCTTTCTTCAACAGAACCTGTTCTCCCAATTGACAAAAATCAAATACGTAATTCTTCCATTTTCTGATTAAAAATAGAACGATAGCTTTCGCCAATGGGGATAAATTTATCTTTAATCATTACCTGCGTTTTATTAATTGCGTTTATATGTTCCAAGCCCACAATATAAGATTTGTGCACACGTGAAAACCTTTCAGCAGGAAGATTTTGCTGCAGGCGCTTTAATGAATTAAGGGTGATAACCGGTTTACTATTTTCAGAGGTATAAATTTTTATGTAATCTTTTAAACCTTCGATATATAAAATATTGTTGAGCTTTATTAATATGGTTTTGTAATCAGTTTTCACTAAAATCGTTTTTTGGCCCATATCCTGGGTTTCATGTTCATGCGCCAGCTCCGGTCTTTTGGAATCGGAAGCTTTATGTTCGTAGGCTTTATTGGCTGTTTTTAGAAAACGATCGAAACTCAATGGTTTTAAAAGAAAATCAAGGGCGTTTATATTAAAAGCTTCTACAGCCAGCTCCGGTTGATCAGATATAAAAACAAATAAGGGCCGATTTTCGAGGCTTTTTACAAAATCAATACCCGATACTTTTGATAATGTTGTATCTACAAAAATGAGATCGATTTTTTGCCGACGTAAAATCTCGTAAGCATCAAAAACCGATGAGCAATAAGATACATGGTGAAAATACGGAACGGCATTTACCATTTCGCGCAAGGGACTTTGTGTATGTGTTTTTTCTAAAATCAGACAATTCATTTGTAAGTAGTTTCCGGTTGTTTGTTTTTAATTGCTTGCTATAACTTTATTGAACGCAATTTATGAACTAATACAGCTTTACGGTAAAATACCATAACTAACAATTCTTAAGATGTATTAACAGGTGTTAAAGTTGCCTTAAGCTCCTTATTAAATTAAACAATCCGCCTTACCGGGCGGATTGTTAACCAAACTGTTTCTAGTCTTCGGCCTCTGCCTGAAAACATTTATAATACAGGTACAAGCTTTAACACCCTACCTTTTTTTCAAAAAAAATTATCAACTAAATTTTACCTCAATCCTGTAAGCACAAAATATACTAAAAACTAAAATTGATAAAAAAGTTAAGTGTTATGTCCTGGGCTTTAATCGGCGTAGTTTCAAGGTATTCGTTACCCTGAAAATTAAATTTGCGCACATAAACACCAAGGTAATTTTCAGTATTAAAAGCATTTAAAATTGACAGGCCGGGCTTTATATTAACTTTTTTAATATTGAAATTATAATTTGCCGAAAGATCAACGCGAAAATAATCGGGAAGACGATTATATACTCTGCTCACATTAAAATCGGTGTCTTTTTCGCTTGTTTGAATATAGGGCTGTCCTGTTGTATAGAGCATAAGTCCTGAAAAATTCCAACGATTGCATGTCAATATATTGGTCCATTTCAGCTCGTGTGTTTGATCGTACAAAGCAGGAATATCGTTTCCGTTGTTTATCTCGTTAAAGTTACGTGTTGATTTACTTAGTGAATAGGCTATCCAGCTACTAAAGTTTGAAACCTGGTATTTTAGCAGAAAATCTATTCCATAAGCCTCACCGGAACCTGCAATAAAACGGCTTAATGGCTGTTCTCCGGGTTCTCCCCCGGGAGCTTCTCCCGGCATACGTTCGGCAGGTGTAAATAAATACTCCTGCAATCCTTCCACTCCCTTATAATAGGCCTCAATATCAAAAAAAAGTTTTCCTAATTTTAAGCTTGATCCCAGAATAAAATGATGGGATGAGACAACAGGATTCAGCTCGCCATCAGCCAAAATCCAAAAATCGCGGTTATAACCATAAGTTTGCTCGGTGGCAGATTTATTTAAAAACTGGTAGTATTTGCCGGTAGCCATTTTAAATAGCAGTTTACTATTTAACTGGTAGTTTACAGCAAAACGGGGTTCTAAATAAAATTTATTCGTTTCGCTATAAAAATTTACGCGCATACCCGGCTTAACCGTCCACTTATTTTTAAAGGTGATTTTATCCTGCAAAAAACCGGTAAACAAAATAGCCGATTTATCAAGCTCGCTATAAATCAAATCGTTTAATGCTGCTTTGTAAAACGAAAACCGATTATAGCGTGATGACACACCAAACTCCAACTGATTGGCAGCATTAAGATAAAGTGTATTTTTTAAGGATAGGAAATAATCCTCCAACTTGTTCTCCTCATTGGTCGCCATGTTTTCCAACCGATTGTATGGCACATTCTGAAAAGCTATTGAATCAGAAAACGTGGTGAAATTATTATACTCGTTATAATACCCCGAGTGCCCCAACTGTAATTCGGAAAAATAATTAGTCCGGTGTTGCTTTTTCCACGACAACCCGAAGCCATAATTCCCCCATTTATTGTAATCATCGGTAATTATTTCAACACCTTCTTTAGCTGATTGGTTGGAGCTGTTAAGTTGATCTTTTGCTCCATAAACACTAAACGAAATGATATTTTTATCATTGGGAGTCCAGGTAAGTTTGGTATTAAAATCGCTAAAATAAAATTCGGGTTCAATACTATTGTCAGCCCCGGGAAATCGATTTGCCTGTCCGGTTTTCTTTGCAAGAATGGCATCGGTTAACCAGCTCGAATAAACATCGGAGTAGGCACGCCTGCCTGCGGCAACCAGCGAGAGTTTATCTGTAACAGGAATTTCAGTCGTTATATTTCCGCTTATTAAATTTACACCTCCGTAAATCCTGGGGTTCGTTTTATCTCCTGTTTTCCCGGTAATTTCAACTATGCCTGATACTCTTTCGCCATACCGCGAATCGAAACCACCGCGATACACCTGAATATCTT
Above is a genomic segment from uncultured Draconibacterium sp. containing:
- a CDS encoding kelch repeat-containing protein, with amino-acid sequence MMKTEKSILVYLLFIVLATFVSCSDDDDDDEITDGDWWEMSDFDGVPRSDAVSFVINDVAYIGLGYDGDDRLNDFWKYDLENNYWQKIATFPGEARNGAVAFSINGYGYVGTGYDGEDELNDFWQYNPITDTWTQKTDFMGSARYGAVGFSVDGKGYIGTGYDGNYLKDFYAYTPETDTWEQIISIGGSKRRDAACFVIDGKAYVLSGLDNGVYEDDLWEYDPSTGYWTEKRAISDDDDDNSYDDEYTSIARINGVGFTLNGLGYIATGSTGSMISNIWEYDPQQDLWAEKTSFEGTTRTEAVGFALGSYGFITTGRSSSYYFDDIWEFDPEKEYDEDN
- a CDS encoding DUF4270 family protein, whose translation is MRNKVFIGFLCCLLIYACHDEESLMVSLGDNYINNQTNVALIDTISVQLSTVKIDSIPTSESEYLLCGSYTDSDFGNVAATAYAQIGMPTAEIDDDEIFDSIVVCMHYSGMSYGDTLLPQTIQAHRVIDDIEPSDDYDVEPYLYNTTDKRYNLLPLGSKTIVPKPNFHDTLTIRLSDELGLEFLSYLRDEDDEFESTTEFLDYFKGIALVAGNENNSVLGFNADTSFQIRLYTHLVEATKVYKTYSFKYESASLNHYNKVLNNVSGTYLEQAVTQREEIPSAETNNCSFLQGSLGYTTRLDFPGISKIFEVEYKNILYKAELVLKPMPGTYSNNQEELPQDLLLYYTDKKNNVVSAVSDADGNTLYGTMYYDEFYNEYTQYVFDITEYIYEELSDGYVDPEDGLLVMLPEADYGGTLDNLVFDGRSLANYRPKLKLYYVFYE
- a CDS encoding LytTR family DNA-binding domain-containing protein translates to MNCLILEKTHTQSPLREMVNAVPYFHHVSYCSSVFDAYEILRRQKIDLIFVDTTLSKVSGIDFVKSLENRPLFVFISDQPELAVEAFNINALDFLLKPLSFDRFLKTANKAYEHKASDSKRPELAHEHETQDMGQKTILVKTDYKTILIKLNNILYIEGLKDYIKIYTSENSKPVITLNSLKRLQQNLPAERFSRVHKSYIVGLEHINAINKTQVMIKDKFIPIGESYRSIFNQKMEELRI
- a CDS encoding TonB-dependent receptor plug domain-containing protein — translated: MKLKIKKLLYQKRTRVSFILFLLVTIFFPLLVSAQQFSFKFDSTTVSDALLEVAKKTDIRVSYDAEALKQYQIYGAIKNDSVSSILNWLLKDTGYRAELKYNTWLIYKLKLSATQKNATEMRIVGIVSDAATGERLPYATVYIAEKNAVLPATVDGVFSLKLKENEPVSFQIRYLGYQSLDTVLSVNSNQTSYDFKLYQKLQNIATIDVQGQNLEMLEMSTEAGHVTLNPRRFVDLPNYGETDVFKTLQLLPGISAQENSSQLNIRGSSSDQNLVTFDGFTLYNLDHFFGVFSALNPNVIKDIQVYRGGFDSRYGERVSGIVEITGKTGDKTNPRIYGGVNLISGNITTEIPVTDKLSLVAAGRRAYSDVYSSWLTDAILAKKTGQANRFPGADNSIEPEFYFSDFNTKLTWTPNDKNIISFSVYGAKDQLNSSNQSAKEGVEIITDDYNKWGNYGFGLSWKKQHRTNYFSELQLGHSGYYNEYNNFTTFSDSIAFQNVPYNRLENMATNEENKLEDYFLSLKNTLYLNAANQLEFGVSSRYNRFSFYKAALNDLIYSELDKSAILFTGFLQDKITFKNKWTVKPGMRVNFYSETNKFYLEPRFAVNYQLNSKLLFKMATGKYYQFLNKSATEQTYGYNRDFWILADGELNPVVSSHHFILGSSLKLGKLFFDIEAYYKGVEGLQEYLFTPAERMPGEAPGGEPGEQPLSRFIAGSGEAYGIDFLLKYQVSNFSSWIAYSLSKSTRNFNEINNGNDIPALYDQTHELKWTNILTCNRWNFSGLMLYTTGQPYIQTSEKDTDFNVSRVYNRLPDYFRVDLSANYNFNIKKVNIKPGLSILNAFNTENYLGVYVRKFNFQGNEYLETTPIKAQDITLNFFINFSF